In Microcaecilia unicolor chromosome 1, aMicUni1.1, whole genome shotgun sequence, the following are encoded in one genomic region:
- the LOC115463183 gene encoding gastrula zinc finger protein XlCGF7.1-like isoform X3 codes for MKENYETLMSLADNEVTQGKVTEENRKEHPLQWKLRPRDVDVSQGTEWGKSGRSHQESQKKRRHPEGDLPDRVTKCERRDREQTNIHEHQRHLRAETPFQNKSEPKTSDLHQTARKGKEFLVCETCGKSFNRECHLICHKRNHTGERPFSCTECGKCFNRKDSLRIHQKIHTGEKPFQCNECGKWFLLKQQLAVHQKIHTGEKPFACTECGKCFGLRKQLVVHHRTHTGERAFPCTECTKAFTRKECLEKHLRIHTGEKPFPCKECGELFRRKDLLALHLRNHQGMQKPREKLFKHVLNVGKGSL; via the exons atgaaggagaattacgagaccctgatgtctctag CAGATAACGAGGTGACACAGGGAAAAGTGACAGAGGAGAACAGAAAAGAACATCCTTTACAATGGAAACTGCGCCCAAGAGATGTCGATGTTTCCCAAGGGACTGAATGGGGAAAATCTGGCAGAAGTCATCAGGAATCTCAGAAGAAACGGAGACACCCTGAAGGAGACTTACCAGATAGAGTCACTAAGTGTGAGAGAAGAGACAGGGAGCAAACAAATATCCATGAGCACCAGAGACACCTGAGAGCAGAGACACCCTTCCAAAATAAGAGTGAGCCAAAGACTTCTGACCTCCACCAGACAGCTAGGAAAGGGAAGGAATTCTTAGTGTGTGAGACCTGTGGAAAAAGCTTTAATCGAGAATGCCATTTAATATGCCACAAGAGAAACCATACTGGAGAGAGACCATTTTCATGCACTGAATGTGGTAAATGTTTCAATCGAAAGGATTCTCTAAGAatacaccagaaaatccacacgGGGGAGAAACCATTTCAGTGCAATGAATGTGGGAAATGGTTTCTTTTGAAACAACAATTAGCAGTACACCAGAAAATTCACACAGGCGAGAAGCCCTTCGCATGTACGGAATGTGGAAAATGTTTTGGTCTGCGGAAACAACTGGTTGTGCATCACAGAACCCACACCGGAGAAAGAGCCTTTCCGTGCACAGAATGCACTAAAGCATTCACAAGAAAGGAATGCCTAGAAAAACACCTGAGAAttcacacgggagagaaaccttTTCCATGTAAGGAATGTGGGGAGCTGTTCAGACGCAAGGATCTGTTAGCGTTACACCTGAGAAACCACCAAGGGATGCAAAAGCCAAGGGAGAAACTTTTTAAGCATGTACTAAATGTGGGAAAAGGTTCTCTGTAA
- the LOC115463183 gene encoding gastrula zinc finger protein XlCGF7.1-like isoform X4, translating to MEENYETLMFLADNEVTQGKVTEENRKEHPLQWKLRPRDVDVSQGTEWGKSGRSHQESQKKRRHPEGDLPDRVTKCERRDREQTNIHEHQRHLRAETPFQNKSEPKTSDLHQTARKGKEFLVCETCGKSFNRECHLICHKRNHTGERPFSCTECGKCFNRKDSLRIHQKIHTGEKPFQCNECGKWFLLKQQLAVHQKIHTGEKPFACTECGKCFGLRKQLVVHHRTHTGERAFPCTECTKAFTRKECLEKHLRIHTGEKPFPCKECGELFRRKDLLALHLRNHQGMQKPREKLFKHVLNVGKGSL from the coding sequence CAGATAACGAGGTGACACAGGGAAAAGTGACAGAGGAGAACAGAAAAGAACATCCTTTACAATGGAAACTGCGCCCAAGAGATGTCGATGTTTCCCAAGGGACTGAATGGGGAAAATCTGGCAGAAGTCATCAGGAATCTCAGAAGAAACGGAGACACCCTGAAGGAGACTTACCAGATAGAGTCACTAAGTGTGAGAGAAGAGACAGGGAGCAAACAAATATCCATGAGCACCAGAGACACCTGAGAGCAGAGACACCCTTCCAAAATAAGAGTGAGCCAAAGACTTCTGACCTCCACCAGACAGCTAGGAAAGGGAAGGAATTCTTAGTGTGTGAGACCTGTGGAAAAAGCTTTAATCGAGAATGCCATTTAATATGCCACAAGAGAAACCATACTGGAGAGAGACCATTTTCATGCACTGAATGTGGTAAATGTTTCAATCGAAAGGATTCTCTAAGAatacaccagaaaatccacacgGGGGAGAAACCATTTCAGTGCAATGAATGTGGGAAATGGTTTCTTTTGAAACAACAATTAGCAGTACACCAGAAAATTCACACAGGCGAGAAGCCCTTCGCATGTACGGAATGTGGAAAATGTTTTGGTCTGCGGAAACAACTGGTTGTGCATCACAGAACCCACACCGGAGAAAGAGCCTTTCCGTGCACAGAATGCACTAAAGCATTCACAAGAAAGGAATGCCTAGAAAAACACCTGAGAAttcacacgggagagaaaccttTTCCATGTAAGGAATGTGGGGAGCTGTTCAGACGCAAGGATCTGTTAGCGTTACACCTGAGAAACCACCAAGGGATGCAAAAGCCAAGGGAGAAACTTTTTAAGCATGTACTAAATGTGGGAAAAGGTTCTCTGTAA
- the LOC115463183 gene encoding gastrula zinc finger protein XlCGF7.1-like isoform X5 — translation MKENYETLMSLDNEVTQGKVTEENRKEHPLQWKLRPRDVDVSQGTEWGKSGRSHQESQKKRRHPEGDLPDRVTKCERRDREQTNIHEHQRHLRAETPFQNKSEPKTSDLHQTARKGKEFLVCETCGKSFNRECHLICHKRNHTGERPFSCTECGKCFNRKDSLRIHQKIHTGEKPFQCNECGKWFLLKQQLAVHQKIHTGEKPFACTECGKCFGLRKQLVVHHRTHTGERAFPCTECTKAFTRKECLEKHLRIHTGEKPFPCKECGELFRRKDLLALHLRNHQGMQKPREKLFKHVLNVGKGSL, via the exons atgaaggagaattacgagaccctgatgtctctag ATAACGAGGTGACACAGGGAAAAGTGACAGAGGAGAACAGAAAAGAACATCCTTTACAATGGAAACTGCGCCCAAGAGATGTCGATGTTTCCCAAGGGACTGAATGGGGAAAATCTGGCAGAAGTCATCAGGAATCTCAGAAGAAACGGAGACACCCTGAAGGAGACTTACCAGATAGAGTCACTAAGTGTGAGAGAAGAGACAGGGAGCAAACAAATATCCATGAGCACCAGAGACACCTGAGAGCAGAGACACCCTTCCAAAATAAGAGTGAGCCAAAGACTTCTGACCTCCACCAGACAGCTAGGAAAGGGAAGGAATTCTTAGTGTGTGAGACCTGTGGAAAAAGCTTTAATCGAGAATGCCATTTAATATGCCACAAGAGAAACCATACTGGAGAGAGACCATTTTCATGCACTGAATGTGGTAAATGTTTCAATCGAAAGGATTCTCTAAGAatacaccagaaaatccacacgGGGGAGAAACCATTTCAGTGCAATGAATGTGGGAAATGGTTTCTTTTGAAACAACAATTAGCAGTACACCAGAAAATTCACACAGGCGAGAAGCCCTTCGCATGTACGGAATGTGGAAAATGTTTTGGTCTGCGGAAACAACTGGTTGTGCATCACAGAACCCACACCGGAGAAAGAGCCTTTCCGTGCACAGAATGCACTAAAGCATTCACAAGAAAGGAATGCCTAGAAAAACACCTGAGAAttcacacgggagagaaaccttTTCCATGTAAGGAATGTGGGGAGCTGTTCAGACGCAAGGATCTGTTAGCGTTACACCTGAGAAACCACCAAGGGATGCAAAAGCCAAGGGAGAAACTTTTTAAGCATGTACTAAATGTGGGAAAAGGTTCTCTGTAA